In a genomic window of Thalassotalea piscium:
- the rsmB gene encoding 16S rRNA (cytosine(967)-C(5))-methyltransferase RsmB produces the protein MALNIRAAAAKCIFAVIDKGRSLSDELPLQISKIDPKDKALLQECCYGVLRVLPELEYEVRSLMDKPLVGKQRVAHFLLLVGLYQLKYMRIPDHACVAETVAACPALKCNHLKGLVNAILRNFLRKKANEDNSTLPDAIKYNHPGWFIKKLQIGYPNDWERILAANQIKPPMWIRVNRQHHNIKEYLALLIEAGINFSNVDDKSGAILLTKAVDVYKLPGFELGHVSIQDGAAQQAAVLLNCQPNDNVLDCCAAPGGKTCHILELTPDIGKMTAIDIEENRLIRVQENLTRLNLTAEVITADAAKQDWWNGEKFDRILLDAPCSGTGVIRRHPDIKWLRKATDIDILTKLQQEILKNCWSLLKPNGTLLYATCSILPEENSQQIQAFINQTADAELIQINQNQSIGWQILSGENNMDGFYYALIKKKNHSS, from the coding sequence ATGGCACTCAATATAAGAGCCGCTGCCGCTAAGTGTATTTTCGCTGTTATTGATAAAGGGCGAAGCTTATCCGATGAGTTACCATTACAAATTAGTAAAATAGACCCCAAAGATAAAGCTTTATTGCAAGAGTGTTGCTACGGCGTATTACGTGTTCTACCTGAATTAGAGTATGAAGTTCGTTCTTTAATGGATAAGCCTTTAGTTGGTAAACAACGAGTAGCACATTTTTTACTACTCGTTGGGCTATATCAGCTAAAATATATGCGCATTCCTGATCATGCATGTGTTGCTGAAACAGTTGCAGCATGTCCTGCGTTAAAATGTAATCATTTAAAAGGGTTAGTAAATGCCATTTTACGTAATTTTTTACGTAAAAAAGCAAACGAAGACAACAGCACCCTACCTGATGCAATAAAATATAATCACCCTGGTTGGTTTATTAAAAAATTACAAATAGGTTACCCAAATGACTGGGAGCGTATTTTAGCCGCAAATCAAATAAAACCACCTATGTGGATCAGAGTTAACCGTCAACACCATAATATTAAAGAATATTTAGCCTTACTTATTGAGGCAGGTATTAACTTCTCTAACGTTGATGATAAGTCTGGCGCGATATTATTAACAAAAGCCGTTGATGTTTATAAACTGCCTGGGTTTGAGTTAGGGCATGTTTCGATACAAGACGGAGCAGCACAACAAGCGGCGGTATTACTTAACTGCCAACCAAATGATAATGTTTTAGATTGTTGCGCAGCACCCGGCGGAAAAACATGTCATATATTAGAACTTACCCCTGATATTGGTAAAATGACAGCTATTGATATTGAAGAAAATCGTTTGATTCGTGTACAGGAAAACTTAACTCGCCTAAATTTAACGGCAGAAGTTATTACTGCAGATGCGGCAAAACAAGACTGGTGGAATGGTGAAAAGTTCGACCGTATTTTACTTGATGCGCCCTGCTCTGGTACTGGTGTTATTCGTAGACACCCCGATATAAAGTGGCTACGTAAAGCCACAGATATAGATATTCTTACTAAGTTACAACAAGAAATATTGAAAAACTGTTGGTCTTTACTTAAACCCAATGGTACTTTGCTTTATGCAACATGCAGTATTTTACCCGAAGAAAACAGTCAGCAAATACAAGCTTTTATTAACCAAACAGCTGATGCTGAGTTAATACAAATTAATCAGAATCAAAGTATTGGCTGGCAGATACTATCAGGTGAGAACAATATGGACGGCTTTTATTACGCGCTAATTAAAAAGAAAAACCACAGTTCATGA
- a CDS encoding NF038132 family protein, whose product MNIKKIASLKVVGAVFATALLSSAANASMIFDSGIPSGWSCTGNCGTSGADGDITSSPIGGNYGWVSTENGEYNTNLSIGTDETTGTILQSSLFSANANDDLNFFFNYVTSDGAGFSDYAWARLLDSSFNQVAMLFTARTLETGTIVPGLDMPLPEATLTPGSVDIISGAPTWSPLGGSSGDCWDSGCGYTGWVESNFKIASAGNFYLEFGVTNWNDEDFQSGLAFDGITVGGVVVGEPPVSVPETGTLALFGLALVGLLRRKK is encoded by the coding sequence ATGAATATAAAAAAAATAGCGTCGTTAAAAGTTGTTGGAGCTGTGTTTGCTACAGCATTGCTATCAAGCGCTGCGAATGCATCAATGATTTTTGACTCTGGTATACCAAGCGGTTGGAGTTGCACAGGTAATTGTGGAACATCAGGTGCAGATGGCGATATAACATCTTCACCAATAGGTGGTAATTACGGCTGGGTTTCTACTGAAAACGGTGAATATAATACGAATTTAAGCATTGGTACTGACGAAACAACAGGAACAATTTTACAATCATCATTATTTTCCGCAAATGCAAATGATGATCTTAACTTCTTTTTTAATTATGTAACCTCAGATGGTGCAGGCTTTTCTGATTATGCATGGGCAAGACTGCTAGATAGTTCTTTTAACCAAGTGGCGATGCTTTTTACAGCCCGTACGCTAGAAACTGGTACTATTGTTCCAGGTCTTGATATGCCACTTCCTGAGGCAACGTTAACACCGGGTAGTGTTGATATTATTAGCGGCGCGCCAACATGGAGTCCTTTAGGGGGGAGTTCAGGGGACTGCTGGGATAGTGGTTGTGGTTATACTGGCTGGGTTGAATCAAACTTTAAAATTGCCTCAGCAGGTAATTTTTATTTAGAATTTGGTGTAACTAATTGGAATGATGAAGACTTTCAGTCGGGCTTGGCATTTGATGGAATCACTGTTGGCGGTGTTGTGGTAGGTGAGCCCCCTGTATCAGTGCCTGAAACTGGCACGTTAGCGTTATTCGGTTTAGCATTAGTCGGTTTGCTAAGAAGAAAAAAATAA
- the trkA gene encoding Trk system potassium transporter TrkA produces the protein MKIIIIGAGQVGGTLAENLVGEKNDITLIDINSETLRELQDKMDLRVVTGQGSHPDVLKKAGAEDAELVIAVTSDDATNMIACQICYSLFHTATKIARIRSSKILKYQEQLFQPENIPVDHVIAPEQLVTRDIARLIDYPGALQVLEFAEGKVSLVAVKAYYGGLLVGHALSTLREHIPNIDTRVAAIYRNGKPIRPLGTTVIEADDEVFFIAATIHIRAVMNELQKLEPAYKKIMIAGGGNIGSGLARMLEHNHQVKLIERSPKRAAYLASELNETLVFVGDSSDQELLMEEHIDQFDVFIAVTNDDEANIMSSLLAKRLGVRKTMVLIQRSAYIDLVHGSNIDIAVSPQHATISALLTHIRRGSINNVYSLRGGSAEALEIVAKGNEKSSKVIGRAISEIKLPPGTTIGAIVRDNEVLISHSTMVIQAEDNVVLFLVSKKYIHEVEKLFYVDPLKFY, from the coding sequence ATGAAAATAATTATTATAGGTGCCGGACAAGTTGGCGGAACTTTAGCTGAGAACTTAGTCGGCGAAAAAAACGATATAACATTAATCGACATCAACAGTGAAACTTTGCGTGAGCTTCAAGATAAAATGGACCTGCGAGTAGTAACAGGTCAAGGTTCCCACCCTGATGTTTTAAAAAAAGCAGGCGCTGAAGATGCTGAATTAGTTATCGCGGTAACTAGCGATGATGCCACTAATATGATCGCTTGTCAGATATGCTATTCATTATTTCACACAGCAACAAAAATCGCCCGCATTCGCTCCTCTAAAATATTAAAATACCAAGAGCAATTATTTCAACCAGAAAACATTCCTGTTGATCATGTAATTGCACCCGAACAGTTAGTCACCAGAGATATAGCGCGCTTGATTGACTACCCTGGCGCTTTACAGGTGTTAGAGTTTGCTGAAGGTAAAGTCAGTTTAGTTGCGGTAAAAGCTTATTACGGTGGATTGTTAGTTGGACATGCCCTTTCAACCTTACGCGAACACATACCTAACATTGATACACGTGTAGCGGCAATATATCGAAATGGTAAACCTATTCGACCACTAGGTACTACGGTAATAGAAGCTGACGATGAAGTATTTTTTATTGCAGCAACAATTCATATTCGTGCCGTAATGAATGAACTTCAAAAGTTAGAACCCGCTTATAAAAAAATAATGATCGCTGGCGGCGGTAATATTGGTTCAGGTTTAGCACGCATGTTAGAGCATAACCATCAAGTGAAATTGATTGAGCGCTCACCTAAACGTGCAGCCTATCTCGCCTCTGAACTTAACGAAACCTTGGTTTTCGTAGGCGACTCATCAGATCAAGAGCTACTGATGGAAGAGCATATCGACCAATTCGATGTTTTTATTGCAGTAACCAATGATGACGAAGCTAATATAATGTCATCACTGCTTGCCAAGAGACTTGGTGTACGTAAAACCATGGTGCTAATTCAGCGCAGTGCTTACATCGATTTGGTACACGGCAGCAATATTGATATAGCTGTATCACCACAACATGCGACGATTTCAGCGTTACTTACCCATATTAGACGTGGAAGTATTAACAATGTCTATAGTTTACGAGGCGGCTCAGCTGAGGCTTTAGAAATTGTAGCAAAAGGAAATGAAAAATCATCTAAAGTTATTGGTAGAGCTATTTCTGAGATAAAACTACCACCAGGCACAACAATAGGGGCCATTGTTCGCGATAATGAAGTGTTAATCTCTCATTCTACTATGGTTATACAGGCTGAAGATAATGTTGTATTATTTTTAGTCAGTAAAAAGTATATACACGAAGTTGAAAAACTATTTTATGTAGACCCGCTAAAATTTTACTAA
- the fmt gene encoding methionyl-tRNA formyltransferase, whose protein sequence is MTKPLNVIFAGTPDFAAQHLQALIDSHHNVVAVYCPPDKPAGRGKKLTSCATKLLALSHSLPVEQPVNFKESAAQATLASYQADVMVVVAYGLLLPEVILNTPRLGCINVHGSILPKWRGAAPIQRAVEAGDTETGVTIMQMDKGLDTGDMILIATCPITIEDTSASIYETLAQLGPKALLETLALMATGQHTRTPQNNNEATHAAKLNKTEAELDWQLPAITLHRKLRAYIPWPVAQFTYIDQNKTEHRTRVWQASVERVEHNNTVGTILSADKNGIVVATAKYALRLEIMQLPGKKALPCQDILNSRAQWFKIGESINGNIQ, encoded by the coding sequence ATGACTAAACCTTTAAACGTTATATTTGCCGGTACGCCAGACTTTGCCGCCCAGCATTTACAGGCACTAATTGATTCTCATCATAATGTTGTTGCTGTTTATTGCCCACCAGACAAACCCGCTGGTCGAGGCAAAAAATTAACCTCGTGCGCAACAAAATTATTAGCTTTAAGCCATAGTTTGCCGGTAGAGCAACCGGTTAACTTCAAAGAAAGTGCTGCACAAGCAACTCTTGCTAGCTATCAGGCAGATGTAATGGTTGTTGTTGCCTATGGCCTCCTACTACCAGAAGTTATATTAAATACCCCACGATTAGGCTGTATTAATGTGCATGGTTCAATTTTGCCAAAATGGCGCGGTGCAGCACCTATTCAGCGCGCAGTTGAGGCTGGAGATACCGAAACCGGCGTTACCATTATGCAAATGGATAAAGGGTTAGATACTGGCGATATGATTTTAATTGCAACATGCCCAATTACAATTGAAGATACTAGCGCCAGCATTTACGAAACACTTGCTCAATTAGGCCCTAAAGCATTACTCGAAACTTTAGCGCTAATGGCAACAGGACAGCACACTCGAACACCCCAAAATAATAATGAAGCAACCCATGCCGCTAAATTAAACAAAACTGAAGCTGAATTAGATTGGCAATTACCAGCGATTACCTTGCATAGAAAACTTAGGGCTTATATACCATGGCCTGTAGCACAGTTTACATATATCGACCAAAATAAAACCGAACATCGTACACGAGTATGGCAAGCAAGTGTTGAAAGAGTAGAACATAATAATACCGTTGGTACGATCCTATCTGCAGATAAAAATGGTATTGTTGTCGCTACTGCAAAATACGCACTTAGGCTTGAAATAATGCAACTCCCTGGTAAAAAAGCGCTACCCTGCCAAGATATTTTAAACTCTCGTGCGCAATGGTTTAAAATTGGCGAATCCATCAACGGAAACATACAATAA
- the dprA gene encoding DNA-processing protein DprA: MKTPKLSSQQRENFRYWLALKLVPRLSVQKKLELVALYGLVKLFSDLTIIENIGLTSGQVQGFTNPNWQKIDSIIEQTLGNDAKIVTIDDANYPPLLKQIYDPPLVLFIKGNIENLVKNQLALVGSRSASIQGRETAEHFAQELAEYGAVITSGLALGIDAAAHRGALTANAPTVAVIATGIDKVYPSRHKVLVQKILTAGGTIVSEFLPGTPPKVGHFPKRNRIISGMSYGVLVIEAELKSGSLITARSALEQNREVFAVPGSIYHQNALGCHWLIKQGAKLVDQIADIVEELEFLAENSLNLSRNKEIEKESKKSCVQSLCNDPLLASVGYEITPVDIVVSRSKLPTDVVLTRLTMLELRGLVSAVPGGYLKIK, translated from the coding sequence GTGAAAACACCAAAGTTATCAAGCCAGCAACGAGAGAACTTTCGTTACTGGCTTGCATTAAAATTAGTACCACGCTTATCGGTGCAAAAAAAGCTTGAGTTAGTTGCTTTATATGGCTTAGTAAAGTTATTTTCTGATCTTACTATTATCGAAAATATTGGTCTAACCTCTGGGCAAGTTCAAGGCTTTACCAATCCTAACTGGCAAAAGATTGATTCCATTATTGAGCAAACTCTTGGCAATGACGCTAAAATCGTTACTATTGACGATGCAAACTATCCGCCGTTACTAAAACAAATATATGATCCCCCGCTTGTTTTATTTATAAAAGGTAATATAGAAAACCTTGTAAAAAATCAACTAGCATTAGTGGGTAGTCGAAGTGCAAGTATTCAGGGTAGAGAAACTGCAGAGCATTTCGCACAAGAGCTTGCAGAATATGGTGCGGTTATTACTAGTGGTCTAGCGTTAGGTATAGATGCTGCGGCACATAGGGGTGCATTAACTGCAAATGCGCCGACAGTAGCGGTAATTGCTACAGGAATTGATAAAGTTTATCCGTCAAGGCATAAAGTGCTAGTTCAAAAAATTTTAACCGCTGGTGGGACTATTGTTAGTGAGTTTTTGCCCGGTACACCACCTAAAGTAGGACACTTTCCTAAACGAAATCGAATTATCAGTGGCATGAGTTATGGTGTACTGGTGATAGAGGCTGAATTAAAAAGTGGCTCGCTGATCACTGCGCGCAGTGCTTTAGAGCAGAATAGAGAAGTGTTTGCTGTTCCTGGCAGTATTTACCATCAAAACGCTTTAGGCTGTCATTGGTTAATTAAACAAGGTGCTAAATTAGTTGATCAGATTGCCGATATAGTGGAAGAACTAGAATTTTTAGCTGAAAATAGTCTAAACTTAAGTAGAAATAAAGAGATAGAAAAAGAGTCTAAAAAAAGTTGTGTTCAAAGCTTGTGTAACGACCCATTGTTAGCTAGTGTGGGATATGAAATCACTCCCGTAGATATTGTGGTTTCTCGGAGTAAACTACCCACAGATGTAGTGCTAACCCGATTAACAATGCTTGAGCTTAGAGGTCTGGTTTCTGCGGTGCCAGGAGGCTACCTTAAAATTAAATAG
- a CDS encoding LysM peptidoglycan-binding domain-containing protein, producing MIKKTVLTIICFLLPNIVLADEVLLQKNAPSKYVVKKGDTLWDISGVFLEQPWLWPKIWRLNPAIENPHLIYPGDELRLVYDENGLPMLVKADDHSVSSPGEPSKSKPAYKWSPTARVALKDQSPVSSLPLHVIAPFVKYDTILSVEDVNDSPYVLGGEEGYKSNIDGFKTYINGDLDVGKSYAIYKKGRAIIDPETELVIAYHATLAGTGKALRRGNQENKEPATLFVEGATREIRASDILKPVNEGQLLPSLFTMQDPVADVSGSIIETSSGLREFGKLEVVYLNRGSEDLIRQGDILAVKRLSPGIIETDKGPEYVNATSRWVKMASDKDSEYKMPTETIGQMMVFKVFDNISMALILNSEKPLKLQDTFSAR from the coding sequence ATGATAAAAAAAACAGTATTAACGATAATTTGCTTTCTTTTGCCCAATATTGTCTTGGCGGACGAGGTTTTATTACAAAAGAATGCGCCTAGTAAATATGTGGTAAAAAAAGGGGATACACTTTGGGATATTTCAGGTGTATTTCTTGAGCAGCCGTGGCTATGGCCGAAAATATGGCGTTTGAACCCGGCGATTGAAAATCCACATCTTATTTATCCAGGCGATGAATTAAGGTTGGTGTATGACGAAAATGGTTTACCCATGCTAGTTAAAGCCGATGATCACTCTGTTTCTTCACCAGGGGAGCCATCAAAAAGTAAACCTGCATATAAATGGTCACCAACAGCGCGTGTTGCACTAAAAGATCAAAGCCCAGTTTCTTCACTTCCATTGCATGTTATTGCTCCGTTTGTGAAGTACGATACTATTTTATCTGTTGAGGACGTAAATGACTCTCCTTATGTACTTGGTGGTGAAGAGGGCTATAAATCGAATATTGATGGTTTTAAAACTTATATAAATGGCGATTTAGATGTTGGTAAGTCTTATGCAATTTATAAAAAAGGGCGTGCAATTATAGACCCTGAAACCGAGTTAGTTATTGCTTATCATGCCACTTTAGCTGGTACAGGCAAAGCGTTGCGTAGAGGTAATCAAGAAAACAAAGAACCCGCTACGCTTTTTGTTGAAGGTGCCACCCGTGAAATTAGAGCGAGTGATATTTTAAAGCCTGTTAATGAAGGCCAATTATTGCCATCATTATTTACGATGCAAGATCCGGTTGCGGATGTTAGTGGTAGTATTATAGAAACCTCTTCTGGCTTAAGGGAATTTGGTAAGTTAGAGGTGGTATATCTTAATCGAGGGTCTGAAGACTTAATTAGGCAAGGTGATATTCTTGCTGTAAAACGTTTAAGTCCTGGTATTATCGAAACGGATAAAGGTCCTGAATATGTTAACGCGACGTCGCGCTGGGTTAAAATGGCGTCTGATAAAGACTCAGAATATAAAATGCCAACTGAAACTATCGGTCAGATGATGGTATTTAAAGTATTTGATAATATTAGTATGGCGTTGATATTGAACTCTGAAAAACCACTAAAACTTCAGGATACTTTTTCAGCACGTTAA
- a CDS encoding DNA topoisomerase family protein has protein sequence MSKPDDKLFSQHEHALEKEYELCPLCGNELVIKNSKAGAFFGCSTYPSCEYTRPVVEHERVEDKILMGSECPKCQSQLAVKQGRYGMFIGCSNFPQCRHIEETHHHEDAGVACPKCTKGQLIERTNRYGKTFYSCEQYPKCKFIVNNQPVKGVCQQCGFSLLLKRQMAAGEKLQCAQKKCGHFQS, from the coding sequence ATGTCAAAACCAGACGACAAGTTATTTTCACAACATGAACATGCGCTTGAAAAAGAGTATGAGCTTTGCCCTTTATGTGGCAATGAGTTAGTGATTAAAAATAGCAAAGCAGGCGCTTTTTTTGGTTGTAGTACATACCCTAGTTGTGAGTACACGCGTCCAGTTGTTGAGCATGAGCGTGTTGAAGATAAAATATTGATGGGCAGTGAATGCCCTAAATGTCAGAGTCAACTCGCAGTTAAGCAAGGACGATATGGGATGTTTATTGGCTGTAGTAATTTTCCGCAATGCCGTCATATTGAAGAAACACACCATCATGAAGATGCTGGTGTTGCATGCCCTAAGTGCACTAAAGGACAGTTGATTGAGCGAACTAATCGCTATGGTAAAACATTTTACTCTTGCGAACAGTACCCAAAATGTAAGTTTATTGTGAATAATCAGCCTGTTAAAGGTGTTTGTCAGCAATGTGGATTTAGCTTGTTACTAAAAAGGCAAATGGCAGCGGGTGAAAAGCTGCAATGCGCTCAGAAAAAATGTGGCCATTTTCAAAGCTAA
- a CDS encoding TrkH family potassium uptake protein, translating into MLVPAMISLIYRDGGGVSFLMSFVFCLITGLICWYPFRNEKGELKAREGFLIVVLFWTVLASFSAVPLLLLESPNLSIADAFFESFSGLTTTGATILTKIDGLPHAVLWYRQQLQWLGGMGIIVLAVAILPILGVGGMQLYRAETPGPVKDSKMTPRIADTARHLWIIYVTLTVACALSYWAAGMSLFDAICHSFSTIAIGGFSTHDASMGYFNSPLINFICVLFLLIAGVNFALHFAVVKSRSLRNYFYDPEFKVFLAIQFSLTLICFVVLLISGVAESGFEAFDLALFQAVSIGSTAGFATTSFADWPTLLPVLLIFASFVGGCAGSTGGGMKVVRVILLYLQGLRELNKLVHPKAIFTIKLGNKALPNRVVEAIWGFFSAYAAVFVICMLLLLAAGMDDISAFTAVAACLNNLGPGLGAVAANFADINDFSKWVLIIAMLFGRLEIFTLLVLFTPTFWRS; encoded by the coding sequence ATGCTCGTACCTGCAATGATCTCTTTGATATATAGAGATGGTGGCGGTGTTTCATTTTTAATGTCATTTGTTTTCTGTTTAATCACGGGTCTTATTTGCTGGTACCCATTTCGTAATGAAAAAGGTGAATTAAAAGCACGAGAAGGTTTTTTAATTGTTGTACTTTTTTGGACTGTACTTGCTAGCTTTTCTGCAGTGCCTTTATTGCTACTTGAGTCACCAAATCTCTCTATTGCAGATGCTTTTTTTGAGTCCTTTTCTGGTTTAACTACTACCGGCGCAACAATACTGACTAAAATTGATGGTTTACCACACGCTGTATTATGGTACCGCCAGCAGTTGCAATGGCTTGGAGGGATGGGGATAATTGTACTCGCTGTTGCTATATTGCCAATACTTGGCGTTGGTGGAATGCAGTTATACCGTGCAGAAACTCCTGGGCCAGTTAAAGATTCGAAAATGACACCGCGAATAGCAGACACTGCTAGGCATTTATGGATAATTTATGTAACGCTTACCGTTGCATGTGCTCTTAGTTATTGGGCTGCAGGAATGAGCTTGTTTGATGCTATCTGTCATTCGTTTTCAACTATCGCAATTGGTGGGTTTTCTACACATGATGCCAGTATGGGCTACTTTAACAGTCCATTGATTAATTTCATTTGCGTTCTCTTCTTATTGATCGCGGGGGTAAACTTTGCCCTACATTTTGCAGTAGTTAAAAGTCGCTCTTTAAGAAATTATTTTTACGATCCTGAGTTTAAGGTGTTTTTGGCTATACAGTTCAGCTTAACCTTAATTTGTTTTGTGGTATTACTTATAAGTGGTGTGGCTGAATCAGGGTTTGAAGCGTTTGACTTAGCTTTATTTCAAGCGGTATCTATTGGCAGTACGGCAGGGTTTGCGACTACTTCTTTTGCTGACTGGCCAACGCTTTTACCTGTATTGCTAATTTTTGCGAGCTTTGTCGGTGGTTGTGCCGGTAGTACCGGCGGTGGCATGAAAGTGGTTCGTGTAATTTTGCTTTATTTACAAGGTCTACGAGAGCTTAATAAATTAGTCCACCCTAAGGCAATATTTACGATAAAGCTAGGCAACAAAGCGCTTCCTAATCGCGTTGTTGAAGCTATTTGGGGATTCTTTTCTGCTTATGCAGCAGTATTTGTTATTTGTATGCTGTTATTACTTGCTGCAGGAATGGATGATATTAGTGCTTTTACTGCTGTTGCTGCATGTTTAAATAATTTAGGCCCTGGCCTGGGGGCTGTGGCTGCAAACTTTGCTGATATTAATGACTTTAGTAAGTGGGTACTGATTATTGCGATGCTTTTTGGGCGATTAGAGATATTCACGTTATTGGTGTTATTTACACCTACTTTTTGGCGCTCATAA
- a CDS encoding DUF494 family protein, translating into MFDILMYLFENYIHSEAEVMVDHDILTDELTRAGFHQDEIYKALTWLEKLAALQDTDAYPYLTRVGRQSFRIYTAEEKQLLDVECRGFLLFLEQVNVLDFTTREMVIDRVMELDTKFFSIDDLKWVVLMVLFNVPGKENAYSQMEDLIFDEQEGPSH; encoded by the coding sequence ATGTTTGATATCTTGATGTACCTTTTTGAAAACTATATTCATAGTGAAGCCGAGGTAATGGTTGATCATGACATACTCACCGATGAATTAACCCGCGCAGGTTTTCATCAAGACGAAATATATAAAGCACTCACTTGGTTAGAAAAGCTTGCAGCTTTACAAGACACAGATGCTTATCCATATTTAACACGTGTAGGGCGACAATCTTTCAGAATTTATACTGCTGAAGAAAAACAGTTGCTTGATGTTGAATGTCGTGGCTTTTTACTGTTTTTAGAGCAAGTTAATGTACTTGATTTTACGACTAGAGAAATGGTGATTGATAGAGTGATGGAGTTAGATACAAAATTCTTTTCTATTGATGACTTAAAATGGGTAGTGTTGATGGTGTTATTTAATGTACCGGGCAAAGAAAATGCATACTCGCAAATGGAAGATTTAATATTTGATGAGCAAGAAGGCCCTTCACATTAG
- a CDS encoding YigZ family protein, producing MLAPYLVAADSVEDETVVNKSRFICYLSPCQSNEAAKTFVKSIQQLHPQASHHCYAFVSAHPLDSQYYGFSDDGEPSGTAGKPMLIALQGSDIGEVCAVVVRYFGGTKLGTGGLQRAYGGSVRQALTLLPTKTKIPMVHKTLTCHYTHINDVLHSLERLGGKVVSEDYQAEIDLEISLPENSVAKFKSNIQTLSSGLLVLKDK from the coding sequence ATGTTAGCACCTTATCTAGTTGCAGCTGATAGCGTAGAAGATGAGACGGTTGTTAATAAAAGCCGGTTTATTTGCTACCTATCACCTTGTCAGTCTAACGAGGCTGCAAAGACCTTTGTAAAAAGCATTCAACAATTACATCCCCAAGCTAGCCATCATTGCTATGCCTTTGTGAGCGCTCATCCATTGGACAGCCAATATTATGGCTTTTCTGACGATGGCGAACCTTCGGGTACTGCTGGGAAACCAATGTTAATAGCTTTACAAGGTAGTGACATTGGAGAAGTGTGTGCTGTGGTTGTTCGTTATTTTGGTGGCACTAAGCTCGGCACCGGCGGGCTTCAAAGAGCCTATGGGGGAAGTGTTAGACAGGCGCTGACCCTATTGCCAACAAAAACAAAAATTCCTATGGTACATAAAACGTTGACATGTCACTATACTCACATTAATGATGTATTACATTCACTTGAAAGGCTTGGTGGTAAAGTAGTGTCTGAGGACTACCAAGCAGAAATTGATTTAGAAATTTCGTTACCTGAAAACTCTGTAGCTAAGTTTAAAAGCAATATACAAACTTTATCGTCAGGGCTTTTAGTGCTTAAAGATAAATAA
- the def gene encoding peptide deformylase has translation MAILPVLRFPDQRLRKKAAPVTEVNDKIKNIVSDMFDTMYDENGVGLAATQVDIHLQIVVIDVSENKEQSYVLINPEIIRRNDETMINEEGCLSVPGCYAKVDRHTKVAVKALDINGIPFELDAEELLSICIQHELDHLKGILFVDYLSPLKRNRIQKKLEKEAKLADNN, from the coding sequence ATGGCTATATTACCTGTATTAAGATTTCCAGACCAACGATTAAGAAAAAAAGCTGCGCCTGTAACAGAGGTAAACGACAAGATTAAAAACATAGTAAGTGACATGTTTGATACTATGTATGATGAAAATGGTGTTGGCTTAGCTGCAACCCAAGTAGATATTCATCTGCAAATTGTTGTTATTGATGTTTCAGAAAACAAAGAGCAGTCCTATGTCCTTATTAACCCAGAAATCATTCGGCGCAATGATGAAACAATGATCAATGAAGAAGGTTGTTTGTCGGTTCCTGGGTGTTACGCAAAGGTTGATAGGCATACTAAAGTCGCTGTCAAAGCTTTAGATATTAATGGTATTCCCTTTGAATTAGATGCAGAAGAATTATTAAGTATTTGTATTCAGCATGAATTAGACCATTTAAAAGGTATTTTATTTGTTGATTACCTTTCTCCTTTAAAAAGAAATCGTATCCAAAAGAAACTAGAGAAAGAAGCAAAACTTGCTGACAATAATTAG